The proteins below come from a single Chloroflexota bacterium genomic window:
- a CDS encoding biotin--[acetyl-CoA-carboxylase] ligase — MVERHVYRYDTLGSTNDEAKRLAALGEPDRALVVADSQTSGRGRAGRRWATPPGGGLAMSLILRPSIPTFRLTQIALLGGLAALEGIEQATGLAAQLKWPNDVLIGDKKVAGVLAEAAFTGDKLESVVLGIGVNVNIGPPPDLKLDYPATCLADEAGQPLDREAVLNAILNAFDARYPQLGTPTLRQAWAKHLAMMGKAVRVIGPGETIVGKLEGVDDEGAILIRIATGEIRTVLAGDVHLRER, encoded by the coding sequence ATGGTGGAACGTCACGTTTATCGCTATGACACGCTTGGCTCGACCAATGACGAAGCCAAACGCCTGGCCGCGCTCGGCGAACCCGACCGGGCGCTGGTGGTGGCCGACTCGCAAACCTCGGGCCGGGGCCGGGCCGGGCGGCGCTGGGCCACGCCGCCGGGCGGCGGCCTTGCCATGAGCCTGATCCTGCGCCCGTCCATCCCGACCTTTCGGCTTACACAAATCGCGCTTCTGGGCGGCCTGGCGGCGCTGGAGGGAATCGAACAAGCCACTGGGCTGGCGGCTCAACTCAAGTGGCCGAATGATGTCTTGATCGGGGACAAGAAAGTGGCCGGGGTTCTGGCCGAGGCGGCCTTCACCGGGGACAAGCTAGAGTCGGTGGTGTTGGGAATCGGGGTAAACGTCAACATCGGCCCACCCCCTGATCTTAAGTTGGACTATCCGGCCACCTGCCTGGCCGATGAAGCCGGCCAGCCGCTGGATCGCGAAGCCGTTCTCAACGCCATCCTCAACGCCTTCGATGCCCGTTACCCGCAACTTGGCACGCCGACTCTCAGGCAAGCCTGGGCTAAACATCTGGCGATGATGGGCAAAGCCGTCAGAGTCATCGGCCCAGGAGAAACCATCGTCGGCAAACTGGAGGGCGTGGACGACGAAGGCGCTATTCTGATCCGGATTGCGACCGGCGAAATACGAACCGTGCTGGCTGGCGACGTTCACTTGCGCGAAAGGTGA
- a CDS encoding HIT domain-containing protein: MEHLWTPWRMTYLQSDQPRPDGCIFCAVVSTSDDDEGNLVLHRGQQCFIILNLYPYNNGHLMIAPFAHSESIEQLPVEALTEMMTLSQKCLNLLRQAYSPQAFNVGINIGTAAGAGVPGHVHLHIVPRWAGDTNFMSALANTRIIPEELPQTYQRLRRLWQAAL; encoded by the coding sequence ATGGAACATTTGTGGACGCCGTGGCGCATGACGTACTTGCAGAGTGATCAACCCAGACCGGACGGCTGTATTTTTTGCGCCGTTGTTTCCACGTCGGATGATGACGAAGGCAATCTCGTTTTGCATCGCGGCCAGCAGTGTTTCATCATCCTGAATTTGTATCCGTACAACAACGGGCATTTGATGATCGCGCCTTTTGCTCACTCGGAGAGCATTGAGCAGTTGCCGGTTGAGGCGCTGACGGAGATGATGACCTTGAGCCAGAAGTGCCTGAACTTGTTGCGGCAGGCCTACAGCCCGCAGGCTTTCAACGTCGGCATCAACATTGGCACGGCGGCGGGAGCGGGCGTGCCGGGGCATGTTCACCTGCACATTGTGCCGCGCTGGGCCGGCGACACCAACTTCATGTCGGCGCTGGCCAACACCCGAATCATTCCAGAGGAACTTCCACAAACGTATCAACGATTGCGCCGGTTGTGGCAGGCGGCCTTGTAA
- a CDS encoding ATP-grasp domain-containing protein produces MNNEDESSIKINQPDFKAVILHNLMSDWNSRDTEVSDTAMKRMRRGLMEMGYEVMLAPVRTDVAEPLVGLDPKKHVVFNWCEGLDGQPNAYDAIPPVLETMGFAYTGADAWTLMATTDKTVTKDYLLKHNVSTPLAKVFTAADRDGWNCYPALVKPALEHCSHGITPDAIVDTPEQLEERVQYVLDTWNQPALVEEFIDGPEFNVSLWGNGRLSVLPLAMLDFQAFDDYHERIVSYDAKWDPNTEAFRLNPVVCPAPIDPELRARIEKTAKEAYKALRLRDYGRIDIRVRDGIPYVLDVNSNPDITLEGGFARSARTAGFDYAQTVARILYFASKRLPVVSN; encoded by the coding sequence ATGAACAACGAAGATGAAAGTTCAATAAAAATTAACCAGCCCGATTTCAAAGCCGTCATTCTGCATAACTTGATGTCGGATTGGAACAGCCGGGACACTGAAGTGTCGGACACGGCCATGAAGCGCATGCGGCGCGGGCTGATGGAAATGGGGTACGAAGTAATGCTGGCCCCGGTCCGCACGGATGTGGCCGAACCCCTCGTCGGCCTTGACCCCAAGAAGCACGTCGTCTTCAACTGGTGCGAAGGACTCGATGGGCAACCCAATGCCTACGATGCGATCCCGCCGGTGTTGGAAACGATGGGCTTTGCCTACACCGGGGCCGACGCCTGGACATTGATGGCCACCACCGACAAGACGGTGACTAAAGATTATTTGCTCAAGCATAACGTTTCTACGCCGTTGGCCAAAGTGTTCACCGCCGCCGACCGCGACGGCTGGAACTGCTACCCGGCGCTCGTCAAACCGGCGCTGGAGCATTGCTCGCACGGCATTACGCCCGACGCGATTGTGGACACGCCGGAGCAACTTGAAGAGCGGGTGCAGTACGTGTTGGACACCTGGAACCAGCCGGCCCTGGTTGAAGAGTTCATTGACGGCCCCGAGTTCAACGTCTCGCTCTGGGGCAATGGCCGCCTCTCGGTTCTGCCGCTGGCCATGCTCGACTTTCAGGCTTTCGACGATTACCACGAACGCATCGTCTCTTACGACGCCAAATGGGACCCGAACACCGAAGCCTTCCGCCTGAACCCGGTGGTTTGCCCGGCCCCGATTGACCCGGAACTCAGGGCTAGGATCGAAAAGACGGCCAAAGAGGCGTACAAGGCCTTGCGCCTGCGCGATTATGGCCGCATTGATATTCGTGTCCGCGACGGTATCCCCTATGTCCTCGACGTGAACTCTAACCCGGACATCACCCTCGAAGGCGGCTTTGCCCGCTCGGCCCGCACCGCCGGGTTCGATTACGCCCAGACCGTCGCCCGCATTTTGTACTTTGCCTCAAAGCGGTTGCCTGTTGTATCCAACTGA
- a CDS encoding acetyl-CoA C-acetyltransferase, with protein MPTNGNNKHSTDVVILSGARTPIGKFNGALANVDAPHLGAVALKAAVERAGIDPAHIEEVLMGQVIAAGSGQSPARRAAQYAGLPDEVGASSLNKACGSGLKAVMTAAQAIRAGDAHLLAAGGMESMSGAPYLLRARQGFRYGHQQTLDSVIHDGLWCSLEEWMMGDAAEFIAGEYEVTREAMDRFALESHQKAAAAQDAGKFKTEIAPVTMSDSKGRQTIFDADESPRRETSLEALAKLKPAFQKDGRVTAGNAPGLNDGGAAVIVSSREYAEKHGKKQLARIVGYAQAAVAPKYLFIAPAHAIPKLLDKIGWTLKDVDLIELNEAFAAQVLADGYALADKGWDWSKVNVNGGAIALGHPVGASGARVLITLINALQDRGLKRGIASLCLGGGEAVAMAVELE; from the coding sequence ATGCCCACCAATGGAAACAACAAACATTCAACAGATGTCGTGATCCTCAGCGGGGCGCGGACGCCCATCGGCAAATTTAACGGGGCGCTGGCCAACGTGGATGCGCCGCACCTGGGCGCAGTAGCCCTCAAGGCCGCCGTCGAGCGCGCCGGGATCGATCCGGCTCACATTGAAGAAGTGTTGATGGGGCAGGTGATTGCCGCCGGGTCGGGGCAGTCGCCGGCCCGGCGGGCGGCTCAGTACGCCGGTTTGCCGGACGAAGTAGGGGCCTCGTCGTTGAACAAGGCCTGCGGCTCCGGCCTCAAGGCAGTGATGACGGCGGCCCAGGCCATCCGCGCCGGCGACGCGCACCTGCTGGCCGCCGGCGGCATGGAGAGCATGAGCGGCGCGCCTTATTTGTTGCGGGCGCGGCAGGGCTTCCGCTACGGTCACCAGCAAACGCTCGACAGCGTGATCCACGACGGCCTGTGGTGTTCGCTCGAAGAGTGGATGATGGGCGACGCCGCCGAGTTCATCGCCGGCGAGTACGAAGTCACTCGCGAAGCGATGGATCGTTTTGCTCTGGAGAGTCATCAGAAGGCGGCGGCGGCCCAGGACGCGGGCAAGTTCAAAACCGAGATTGCGCCGGTGACGATGAGCGACAGCAAAGGCCGCCAGACGATTTTCGATGCCGACGAATCGCCGCGCCGCGAGACCTCGCTCGAGGCGCTGGCGAAGCTCAAGCCGGCCTTTCAAAAGGATGGCCGGGTGACGGCCGGCAACGCGCCCGGCCTGAATGACGGCGGCGCGGCGGTGATTGTGTCCAGCCGCGAGTATGCCGAGAAGCATGGCAAGAAGCAACTGGCCAGGATCGTCGGTTATGCTCAGGCGGCGGTCGCCCCGAAGTATCTCTTCATCGCGCCCGCTCACGCCATTCCCAAACTGCTCGACAAGATCGGCTGGACTCTGAAGGATGTTGATCTGATCGAACTCAACGAAGCCTTTGCGGCGCAGGTGCTGGCCGACGGCTATGCCCTGGCCGACAAGGGCTGGGACTGGAGCAAGGTGAACGTGAACGGCGGGGCGATTGCTCTCGGCCACCCCGTCGGCGCGAGCGGGGCGCGGGTGCTCATCACTCTGATCAACGCTTTGCAGGATCGCGGCCTCAAGCGCGGCATTGCCAGCCTGTGTCTGGGCGGCGGCGAAGCGGTGGCGATGGCAGTGGAGCTTGAATAG